In Chryseobacterium sp., the genomic window CTCCGTGATAGGAGCATGATTAGCTGCTTCTATCCCCATAGAGATCCATTTTCTGGTATCGGCAGGATTGATGATCGCATCTGTCCACAATCTCGCTGCTGCGTACGTGGATTCTGTCTGTTTTTGGTATCTTTTGGAGATGGTATCCAGAATTTCATTGTGCTCTTCTTCGGTTATTTCTTTCCCTTGTTTCTTCAGTGTTGATTCCTGGATCTGGGCTAAAACTTTTGCAGCCTGTGCTCCTCCCATTACAGCCAGATCAGCCCAAGGCCAAGCTACAATCAGTCTGGGGTCATATGCTTTTCCACACATTGCGTAATTACCCGCTCCGTAAGAATTACCTGTAATGATAGTGAATTTGGGAACTATAGAATTAGATACGGCATTTACCATTTTTGCCCCATCTTTAATGATCCCTCCATGTTCTGATTTAGATCCTACCATAAAACCGGTAACATCCTGTAAGAAGATCAAAGGAATCTTTCTTTGGTTGCAGTTGGCTATAAATCTTGTGGCCTTATCCGCAGAATCGGAGTAAATGACTCCGCCAAACTGTACTTCTCCCTTACCGTTCTTGACCATCTTTCTCTGGTTGGCTACAATCCCTACAGACCAGCCGTCAACTCTTGCCGTCGCACAGATGATACTTTTTCCGTAGTCTGGCTTATATTCTTCATATTCGGAGTTATCCACAATACATTTAATAATGTCATAAGTATCGTATTGCTCAGCTCTTGAAACCGGCATAATTCCAAATATATCTTCCGGATTTTGCTTTGGAGGAAAACTTTCAATTCTATCAAAACCAGCTTTCTCAGTACTTCCGGTAGACTTCATAATATTTTTGATTCTATCCAGCGCGTCTTTGTCATTCTTAGCTTTATAATCTGTAACTCCTGAAATAGAACAGTGGGTAGTCGCGCCACCAAGAGTTTCATTATCTATGGTTTCTCCAATGGCTGCTTTTACCAGATAGCTTCCTGCAAGGAAAATAGAACCTGTTTTATCAACAATCATCGCTTCGTCACTCATAATAGGGAGATAAGCTCCTCCAGCCACACAACTGCCCATAACAGCAGAGATCTGGATGATTCCCATTGAGCTCATTTTAGCATTGTTTCTGAATATCCTTCCGAAATGTTCCTTATCAGGAAAAATTTCGTCCTGCATGGGAAGATAAACACCTGCAGAGTCCACCAGATAAATAATCGGAAGCTTGTTTTCCATGGCGATTTCCTGGGCCCTTAAGTTTTTCTTTCCGGTAATAGGAAACCATGCGCCGGCTTTTACAGAAGCATCATTCGCGACAACAATACATTGCCTTCCGGAAACATAGCCGATGACAACAACAACCCCTCCGCTAGGGCATCCCCCATGTTCTTTATACATTTCGTAGCCTGCAAAAGCTCCTACTTCTATGGATTCCGAATTCTTATCGAGAAGATAATCAATCCTTTCTCTTGCAGTCATTTTTCCTTCTTCACGAAGCTTCTGAAGCCTCTTTTCACCACCCCCTTTTTTAATTTCAGTGAGCAAGCGATTTATCTCTGATAGTTTTAACCTGTTCTGATCTTCCCGTTTGTTGAATTCGATATCCATAAATTTCAATTTTTTACGCTTAAAGATACTATTTTTATAAGGAATATGAATCGAAGTAAAACAGTTGTTTAATATATTGGTACTCAGAAAATTGTGAAATTTTTAACAGAAAAATATTTTTAAATAATCTATATTTTTTCTAACTTTACATCAGAGTAACAGAGATCATATTCTCTGCAAAATACTCAGTTCCTAGTTTATTTTTTTAATAGTTTATTATTTGAAGGCCCTGAAAGTTTAACAAATTTTCAGGGTTTTTTGTACTTGTATATGAAGGCTGGAAGGTTATGCTGAAAAAATTAAACTGAATAATATTTTCTATATTCTATGATATTGAGAAATGATGATGGGCTTTTATTTTTTTGATATTTTTTAAAAGGGGTAAAGCCTAATTTTTCAGGTATTTTCCTACTGGCTATATTTTCCTGATCAACTGGATAGACTATATATTTGAAAGTAAAATTGCTTTCTAAAAATTCAATAAGGGCCACTATTATTTCTGTACCCAACCCAATACCTTGTTTGCCCTTTTTTAACCATAAGCCGAGCTCTGCCGATTCTTCCGTTATATTATGGATGCCGCAGCAGCCCGTAAAATTATTATGATGATCAAGTGCAACCATGACCAGGTCAGTATTTTTTAATAGCGACTTTTTTGATTCTTTCACGAAAACGAAAATGTTATTTCTATCTCCATCCGGATTAAAAGGCATATATCTTGTAACTTCTGCAGTAAAGTATGTATTGATATCATCAATATACAATTCTTCTACAGGCTGTAATACCAGCCGATCTGTTTTAATTCTAATATCTTTATTGAGTATCATTAGCCCCAATTTATGAATTTTTTATTTTAAGAGGAGAAGGGCCTTATAAATGTACTATGAAATAACAGTTTCTTTTGTTTGACATAGAATTTTTAGAAAAATAAGGGGAAGACGTATTAAGTATTTTTTAATTAAACTATTATTTGTTTTTTTATCAGATTTGTAAAAGCCTATTTGTAAATTTGCACGTTAGAAATTAATAGAAGATAGGATATGCATAAATTAGCACTTTTCAGATTGCATTTAATTGTATTTTTATGGGGGTTCACTGCAATTTTAGGAAAACTGATTCATGCGAATGCCCAGATCCTGGTGTTTTACAGAATGCTTTTTGCAGCGGTCTTTCTTTTTGTATTTATCAGGATTTATAAAAAGGACAGTATCAAGGTTTCAAAAAAAATATTCTTTCAGCTGGCTGCTATTGGTTTGGCTATGGCCCTGCATTGGTACTGCTTTTTTTATTCTATTAAAGTCTCCAATGTTTCTATTGCTTTAAGCTGCCTTTCATTATCTACACTTTTTGCATCCATATTGGAGCCTGTTATTTTTAAAAGGAAAGTGGATGTATCGGAGGTGGTTATGGGAGTGGTGATTGTAGCTTGTATTCTGCTGATTTTTAAAACAGAATTTCATTATAAAGAAGGTATTCTTTATGGCATTCTCTGCGCTGTATTCGGAACGATCTTCTCTGTTTTTAACGGAAAGATGTTTGGAAAAACAAGCTCCGGGAACATTATATTCTATGAAATTTTCTCCGGATGGTTTATTTTAATGGTCTTTTATCTGCTGACAGGGCAAATCTTTCAGATGAATGAAATAAACTATAGAGATCTGGCGTTAATATGCTTGTTAGCCAGTGTTTTCACAGCTTTTCCAATGCTGGAATCAGTTAAACTGATGAAGTATATTTCGCCTTTTACTTTAATTTTAACAGTTAATTTGGAACCGGTTTACGGAATTATACTAGCTTTTTTTATCTTTGGAGAATCAGAACATATGAGCCCTATTTTTTATATTGCTTCAGGCGTTATGATACTGGCAATCATTGCTAATGGATTAATTAAAGCCAGAAAAACAAAAAAACTTTAACTAGCATCAAATTTATATGATGAAAAAATATTTTTTACTTGCATTTTTACTGCTGTTTGGGCTTTCCCAATCTCAGATTATAAGAAAATATTCCAATGAATTTTTAAATATCGGAGCAGGAGCAAGAGGCCTTGCCATGGGAGGAGCAGTAATATCCAATCAGGATGATGTTTATTCACCGATGTGGAACCCTGCAGGGTTAATGTCTATCGACAGAGACTGGCAAGGAGCGGCAATGCACGCAGAATATTTTGAATCTATTGCCAAATATGATTACCTGGCTTATGCCAAAGTAATGGAAGAAGGTGTTTTCGGAGTTTCAGTAGTGAGACTGGGTGTAGATAATATTTTGAATACCACTCAAATGATCGACTCGGAGGGAAATATCGATTATGATAAAATCACAAAATTCTCTCAATCCGATTATGCTGCGATACTTTCTTATGCATTCCGCCCCGGAGGAAACCCCAACCTGGATGTAGGAGTGAATGCGAAGATTGTCTATAGAAATGTAGGGAAATTTGCCAGCGGATATGGTTTCGGTTTCGATGTGGGAGCCATCTATAAAGGAGAAAACGGATGGAAGTTTGGGGGAATGATCCGTGATATCACCACAACAGTCAACTTCTGGAGTATTAATCAGAAAGAGTTGTCAGCAGTGGTGAACGGAGAAGAATTTAACCCTGCTCCAAAGGATAAAATGGAACTTACGATGCCTAAACTGAATGTGGGGGCCAGTAAGCTGTTTGAAATCAACAGTAGTGTTTATGTATTGCCTGAAGCAGGGATCAATGTAGATTTTGCTAAAACGGCTTCACTGATTTCTACAGATTTTGCCAGTATCAGTCCGTATGCAGGAGCTGAATTGGGATATCAGAAAATGATTTTTGTGAGATTAGGGATTAACAGATTCCAATCCATTACAGATATAGAGGACCTTAAAAGGAAAGTTTCATTCCAGCCAAGCGCAGGGATTGGAATACGATACAGAGGACTTACCCTGGATTACGCTATAACCAATTCAGGGATAGGAGGTTCTAATTTCTATTCTAATTTCTTCTCGCTTAAACTGGATATGGGAGCATTCCGAAATGATTAAAAAAATAATAAAATGAAAAAGATATCAATGCTTATGTTGGGCATTTGTTCAACACTCGCTTTCAGCCAGAATGTTTCAGATTATAAATATGTATCTGTTCCGGAAAAGTTTGAAGCATTTAAAAAGGACAGCTATGGCTTGGATACTTATTTAACAAAGGCGTTAAAAGGAAAGAAATATGTAGTCCTGCCGGAAAACAGAGATCAGTGGCCTTCTGAAGCTAAAGATAATTCTTGTAATGTGTTGAATGCAAATGTGCTGGATGATTCCAGTCTTTTGTCCAATAAAGTAATTTTACAATTTACAGATTGTAACAAAAAGGTGGTTCTTGAATCCAAAGGAAGATCAGGGATCAAAGAATTCGAGGAAGGTTTTACAGATGCACTGAGACAGGCTTTGGTAAAAGTAACCGTTTCTAATCCGGTTAATATATTACCGGCACAGACCTCTGTTGTGGCAGACCCTCAGACCTCTGTTTCTACTACGCCAACCACTACGGTTGCAACAACAGCTTCTTCATCGAATACCTTTTCAAATGGAAAGCTGGATTTGCAGAAGATCCAAATTGATGGCAGTCAGTTCATTTTAGCTAAATCGGGAAATTCTGTGCCTTTTGCTATATTTAAACCTACATCAAAGAAAGAGGTTTTCATCGTAAAACTTGATAATGGTAGTACCACTATTGGTTATTTTGAAAATGGAAATGTAGTGATCGATATTCCGCAGGCGGATGGAAGATATACTAAAGAAGTATTTGTAGGAAAGTAACCCTTGTTATCTTTACTGTAAAAATAAAATAAGCTCTTGAAAAAGAGCTTATTCATTTTATATGATGATGTGTTTTTACTTGTTATAAAGAGACTATCTTTTATTTTTCAGGGTTCAAACATTTACTTTTATTGCTCAATTTTAAATGAGACAAAGTCTCAGTCAATATAGGGTGATCATGAAAATAAATGCTAAAAAATTCATTTTTCATATCCCTAACGATTCACTTACATGTACTAATTTACGAAAAAAATATTAATTATATATGTTTTTAGAATATATTTTAGTGTTTGTTTATTATAATTATTATTTTTATTAGGATATAGAGTATTCTATGAAAATTGTCTTTTTTTGAGACAATGAGAGGTGGAATGATTTTTATACAAGAATTCAGAACATCATAACATTAACTTTGCCTTTTCTCAGTACCTGCCAATTGAAATTAAAAGGACTTTTCAATAGTTGTTCTTTGTCTATTAAAAAATCCGGGATGTTTTCCATCCCGGATCTCCTTTTTGAAGACAGCATAAACAGTATCACTTATACAACGATATTTGTTTTTAAATCAATATCCTAATCTAATTAAAATATTCTCTAATACTCAATAATGGAATATAATACTTCCAAATAATGTTTTCTGTGATTGTTTTAAAAATAGAAATGAATTTTTAATTACAGCTTTCTGTCATGCCGAGGATTGCATTGTTTTTTTATATTGAAAATAGCATCTTATAAGTCATAAAAACACCCCATATAGGTCTGCTGTAATCAAATATCTGTTAATTTGCATTGAAAAATTCCCAAATGACTTTGGCTTTAGTCTTTCCTAAAATCTCTGCCAAGGTTTCCTGGTTAGCTTCCTTGATCCTTTTAACAGATTTCAATTTAGACAGGAGAAGTTCAATGGTTTTTTCTCCAACGCCCGGAATTTCTTCCAGCTCAGATTTTATCGTTGAGTTTTTTCTTCTGGTTCTATGATGTTTTACCCCAAACCGGTGTGCTTCATCCCTTACCCGCTGCAAAATTTTTAGCGTTTCAGATTTCTTGTCGAGATATAAAGGAATAGGATCCTCCGGAAAGAAGATCTCTTCAAGTCTTTTGGCGATACCTACAATAGTAATCTTTCCGTAAAGCCCCAAGAGTCTTAAGCTCTTTACAGCAGAAGACAGCTGCCCTTTTCCTCCATCGATCAGGATCAGTTGCGGAAGGTTTTCTCCTTCATCCAGCATTCTTTTATAACGACGGTAGATGACTTCTTCCATGGTGGCAAAGTCATTGGGACCCTCTACCGTTTTAGGGTGGAAGATTCTGTAATCAGCCTTACTGGGTTTTCCGTCTTTAAAAACTACACAGGCCGAAACCGGGTTGGTACCCTGGATATTTGA contains:
- a CDS encoding acyl-CoA carboxylase subunit beta, with the protein product MDIEFNKREDQNRLKLSEINRLLTEIKKGGGEKRLQKLREEGKMTARERIDYLLDKNSESIEVGAFAGYEMYKEHGGCPSGGVVVVIGYVSGRQCIVVANDASVKAGAWFPITGKKNLRAQEIAMENKLPIIYLVDSAGVYLPMQDEIFPDKEHFGRIFRNNAKMSSMGIIQISAVMGSCVAGGAYLPIMSDEAMIVDKTGSIFLAGSYLVKAAIGETIDNETLGGATTHCSISGVTDYKAKNDKDALDRIKNIMKSTGSTEKAGFDRIESFPPKQNPEDIFGIMPVSRAEQYDTYDIIKCIVDNSEYEEYKPDYGKSIICATARVDGWSVGIVANQRKMVKNGKGEVQFGGVIYSDSADKATRFIANCNQRKIPLIFLQDVTGFMVGSKSEHGGIIKDGAKMVNAVSNSIVPKFTIITGNSYGAGNYAMCGKAYDPRLIVAWPWADLAVMGGAQAAKVLAQIQESTLKKQGKEITEEEHNEILDTISKRYQKQTESTYAAARLWTDAIINPADTRKWISMGIEAANHAPITEKFNLGVIQV
- a CDS encoding GNAT family N-acetyltransferase — its product is MILNKDIRIKTDRLVLQPVEELYIDDINTYFTAEVTRYMPFNPDGDRNNIFVFVKESKKSLLKNTDLVMVALDHHNNFTGCCGIHNITEESAELGLWLKKGKQGIGLGTEIIVALIEFLESNFTFKYIVYPVDQENIASRKIPEKLGFTPFKKYQKNKSPSSFLNIIEYRKYYSV
- a CDS encoding EamA family transporter; protein product: MHKLALFRLHLIVFLWGFTAILGKLIHANAQILVFYRMLFAAVFLFVFIRIYKKDSIKVSKKIFFQLAAIGLAMALHWYCFFYSIKVSNVSIALSCLSLSTLFASILEPVIFKRKVDVSEVVMGVVIVACILLIFKTEFHYKEGILYGILCAVFGTIFSVFNGKMFGKTSSGNIIFYEIFSGWFILMVFYLLTGQIFQMNEINYRDLALICLLASVFTAFPMLESVKLMKYISPFTLILTVNLEPVYGIILAFFIFGESEHMSPIFYIASGVMILAIIANGLIKARKTKKL
- a CDS encoding PorV/PorQ family protein: MMKKYFLLAFLLLFGLSQSQIIRKYSNEFLNIGAGARGLAMGGAVISNQDDVYSPMWNPAGLMSIDRDWQGAAMHAEYFESIAKYDYLAYAKVMEEGVFGVSVVRLGVDNILNTTQMIDSEGNIDYDKITKFSQSDYAAILSYAFRPGGNPNLDVGVNAKIVYRNVGKFASGYGFGFDVGAIYKGENGWKFGGMIRDITTTVNFWSINQKELSAVVNGEEFNPAPKDKMELTMPKLNVGASKLFEINSSVYVLPEAGINVDFAKTASLISTDFASISPYAGAELGYQKMIFVRLGINRFQSITDIEDLKRKVSFQPSAGIGIRYRGLTLDYAITNSGIGGSNFYSNFFSLKLDMGAFRND